The genomic interval TGTTTAGTGAAAGAACGATGAAAGTAGCTAAAGAAGAAGGCTATTATCATATATTTTGGTCGCTTGCTTATAAAGATTGGGTTGTTAATGAACAAAAAGGAGCGGCTTATGCTCACGGTGAAGTAATGAAACAAATTCATCCAGGAGCCATCTTACTTATCCATACTGTTTCAAAAGATAATGCTGATGCACTTGATTCTATTTTAACGGATTTGAAAAAACAAGGGTATGTATTCAAAAGTCTGGATGATTTAATGATTGAGCAGCAATTGCCGAATCGGATGTTGTATTAATAATAAAGTGGAGCCCTCATTTGGGCTCTGTTTTTCTATTCTAGATAAAAACATGATATAATACGTTGCAAACTGTCAAAGAGACGCATATGCTTTTGAAGCATGGAAAAACGGAGTGAAAAGAAATGACAAACGATCAATTAGAAGTGAATCAAACGTTTCCCTTAACAATCAAACGACTCGGCATTAACGGAGAAGGAGTCGGTTATTTTAAAAAGAAAGTCGTCTTTGTTCCAGGTGCGTTACCAGGAGAAGAAATAGTTGCGGTTGCAACGCAAGTTCAACCTAAATTCTCTGAAGCAAAAATTAAAACGATTCGTAAATCATCACCACATCGCATTCAAGCACCATGTCCGATTTATGCGGAGTGCGGCGGCTGCCAGCTGCAACATTTAAGCTATAGCCAACAGCTCGTTGAAAAACGTGACATCGTCGTTCAGGCGATGGAACGATATACGAAAAATTCGATTTCTGCTTTAAATATTAAAGATACAATTGGCATGGAAGACCCGTGGAACTATCGCAACAAAAGCCAATATCAAGTTGGATTAAAAGAAGGCAAGCTCATTGCCGGCTTGTATGGAGTAAACTCACATTCTTTAATCGACATTCCAAATTGTCTCGTGCAGCATTCAGCAACAAATAAAGTAACGCGTACTGTTAAGAAAATTTTAAAAAACCTAAACATCCCTATTTATAACGAACGAAAGAATAAAGGGGTCATTAGAACGGTTATCACTCGCGTAGGTTTTGAAACAGGAGAGGTCCAAGTTGTCCTTGTAACGGGAACAGAAGACATTCCGCAAAAAGACAAGCTGATTAAACAAATTCGTGACCAACTTCCTGAAGTGAAATCCATTGTTCAAAACATTAACAATAAGAAAACATCGCTCATTTTTGGAGATAAAACGATCCACTTAGCTGGTGAAAAAGTCATCAATGAAATACTTGGCGATTTATCCTATGAACTATCAGCACGAACGTTCTTCCAACTGAACCCAATTCAAACTGTGAAGCTCTATGATGAAGTCAAAAAAGCAGCCGCATTGACAGGCGAAGAAAAAGTGATCGATGCGTATTGTGGAGTGGGAACAATTGGACTGTGGCTATCTCAAGAAGCAAAAGAAGTACGCGGCATGGATGTTATCAAAGAATCGATTGATGATGCTAAGAAAAATGCGAAACGTCATAACCGAAACAACGTTCGTTATGAAGTTGGCAAAGCGGAAAATGTGATGCCGCGCTGGATTAAAGAAGGTTGGAAGCCGGATGTTTTAGTCGTCGACCCGCCGAGAACAGGCTGCGACCAAAACTTACTGAACACGATTTTAAAAGTCAAACCGAAGAAAATTGTCTATGTATCCTGTAATCCATCAACCTTAGCGAAGGACATACATGAATTAAGCAAGCTGTACAAAGTGGAATATATGCAGCCTGTGGATATGTTTCCGCAGACGGCGCATGTGGAAGTTGTTTCACAGATAGTTTTAAAAAATGGTTGAGGGGATTAAAACCCTTCAACCTATGTGAATTTATAGTAAATCTTAACATCTTTAGTTTCAGTTACTTCAATTTTATCAACGAAACGCAGTAACATCTCTGAAGTTAAGGTATCAAATTTCAAATCGGGCATATGTTTGTAAGTAGCTATATGTCTTAGTATATTTGAATTTTTTTCTCGCGGGTCTTACAGAGACAACATATTCTGTGAGAGGCATCATAAATTGGTTAGGCATCCGGTAGGGTCTATTTTAAACGAATGGAACAGGTTAGTTTAAAAGTGCTGTTCAACAATAGGGCCAGTTTGTGGAGCAACACTTTTAAAGGGAATTGGATATTAAAGTGTTGAAGCAAATAATTGTATAAAGAAATTCAATAGACTTCCTTAAATATCCATTTGTTTTATTTTCTGATTAATATATAATAATGTCTAATTAATCCAATTGGATTTAAATTCTATGAAGAGAAAGAGTACGTTATTGTTTCTGTTCCAAAGAGAGCTGGTGTTTTGCTGAAAACCAGTGTTCAGATAATAACCGAAAATCATTTTCGAGAAGTAAAGCCGAATGTTTAGTAAGCTTTATCGGTTTCCTCCGTTATAAGGGACAACGTATGATTGTACGTTTGTAAAGGGTAGTAAAGTGTTATTCAAACATTTTATTAAACAAGAGTGGTACCGCGAGTTTCAATCTCGTCTCTTACTGAGACGGGATTTTTTATTTTTTAGGATGTTTTACAATAAAAGTTTAAGAAAAGCAGGTGAAGGCGTAATGAAGACACTACTATTTGTAACAGATTTATATTATGAAGCAAAAGGAAGAAACTATTATGAAGAGGATTTATTTCTAACTTCTAAACTTAGAGAAGCCTTTAATTTGGTCATCTGTCATCCTGAAGATATTGAAGCATTTGAAGATAATGCTGATTTAATTGTTTTCCGAAATGCAGGTCCAGTCGCAAATTTTAAAGACAAATATGAAGCATTCCGCAACCGAATTGTTTCTAAACATTTAAACACATATAATTCGTTTAATGGAAAGGCTGATATGAACGGAAAAGAATATTTAATTGAACTAACAAATGCTCATTTTCCTGTTATTCCAACGATTGATAACCTTGATTCCCTAAATAAACTTCCTAGTGTAGACACGTATATCGTAAAGCCGAAAGATGGAGCAGACTCTATCGGAATGGAATTTGTTACAAAAGATGAATTGAGTGAAAAAGTTAATTCGGAAACGAGAAATCCATTGGTACAACCATTTATCAATTTTGAATATGAAGTCTCATTTTATTTTATCGACAAAGAATTTCAGTATGCTCTTTATGCACCAGATAAAGATAAAAGATGGGAATTGAAAGAGTATGTATCTACGGAAGAAGATTTAGCTTTTGCTAAACGTTTCATCGACTGGAATAATCTTAACTGGGGGATTCAACGAGTTGATGCCTGTCGAAGCGAACAAGGGGAGCTTTTATTAGTCGAATTAGAAGATTTAAATCCCTATCTTTCCTTATTAGAATTATCTGAAGAGACACGTCAGAACTTTGTAGAAGCAATGAAAAAATCATTACAAAAAGCTCTTCAGATTTAAATTTTTACTGTTCTTATAGAACTATGCCAGCTAATATAAGCATCTTAGTTATTCCATTATAGGGCGCAATTCTGTAGTAAGATTTGTGCCCTTTCTTCATGTTTAGGGCCATTTTTTTGAATTAAAAGGAATCCTCGCAGTTCTGGGATTGAATGGAAATGAGGTTCTCGTTCCTGGAAATCCACCATAAGTAAACTTGGACTAAATTCTAACTTGACAGAATGTTTAATAAATAGTAATATATATACCATAAATTAATTGTTTAATTGATTTCTCTAAATAAATAGATTACTTTAGCATGAGGTTAATAACATTCTATTGACTATATGAAAAAGCAAATCTATAACAAAGAGAATAACCGTAATTGTTCTTCCTTATTGGAAGAAAGAAAATTATATAATTAGGTAGACTATTAAAAGGCCTGAATGGGCCCGTTAAAAGTAAACCGACAATTTTCAAAGTTTAATGGATGTAACCATTATGCTTAAAAAATTGTCGGTTTTTTTTTTTAAAAAGATAAAACAGAAAGGAATGTAGCGTAATGAAGGGAATCGGTCAAAGTCATATTTTTAGAATGATGGTTTCTTCCATACATCGATGGGGGGAAGTGAAATGTTAAGTTCTCTGCCAGAAATATTTTTTGGATTGCTTGCCATATCGGTGCTTAGCGGGCTATTCCTGTTACACCCAAGGGTTCCGCTGTCTTTTGTTCGGCTTCACGTCGGTGTCACATTGCTGCCCCCGGTCGCTGCTCTGCTGGCCCTTGTTACAAACCATGAGACCATGATTTATGGCCCTTGGCGGCTTGATTCCTTATCATGGCTGCTAGCTTTGTTTGTCCTTACAATCGGTTTTATCGTGCAGCGCTATTCTGTTCGTTACTTACTCGGTGATCGTTCTTATCGAAAATATTTTGCTCTGCTGACGATTACTACTACTGCTGATTCAGGTGTCTGGCTAAGTAATGACCTCCGCCTGCTGCTAGTTTGCTGGGGGGTTACACTCCTAGGACTGACTTTGCTTATAAGATTAAAAAAAGAGTGGAATGTTGCTAGAAACGCTGCTAAGCAATCCGGACGTCTGTTTGCACTAGGCTGGCTTATCCTGTTGGGAGCTATCATCTGGATTACCCAAGCTACGGGGCATTGGCAGCTGTCGCTCGTTCTCACCGAAAGCAGTCTTGCACAGCTTGATTCATGGGAAAAGACGTGTATTAATCTGCTGCTAATCTTGGCTGTCGTAATTCCGGCAGCACAATGGCCTTTCCAACGTTGGCTATTAGATTCGGTAGTTGCTCCAACGCCTGTCTCCGCGGTCATGCATGCAGGATTAGTGAATGCAGGAGGAATTATCTTGACTCGATTTTCACCGCTTTTTAGCGGAGATATAGCCCAAATTATTTTGCTTCTATTGTCCAGTGTTTCAGTCATGATTGGGACGGGAATTATGCTGGTTCACGTTGATTATAAACGGCAGCTGGTCGGTTCTACGATTGCGCAGATGGGGTTCATGTTAATCCAATGTGCATTAGGTGCTTATTTGGCAGCCATTATCCACGCTGTCTTACATGGTCTATTCAAATCAACCCTTTTCTTACAGGCTGGCTCTGTGCTTCATCACCACGAGGAGTCAACCTCTAGGAAGAACCAGTCAACACCATTAGTATGGACAATTACTGGCGGGATTTTAGGCCTCCTGGTGGCAATTGGTCTTTGGATGTCTGCTCCTGGAGAGGGTTATCAATTGATAAGCGCTCTTACTTTAGGATGGTCCGTTTCATTTGCCTGGGCCCAGCTCGTAGCTTTTGGATCCGGACGTATCGGGCGCATAGCAGGATTTTCTTTGCTTGCAGGAGCGGCTATTGTATACAGTTTGGTACATGATGCGTTTTATAGTGTGTTACAAGATACAATCCCGAAAGGAATTCAAACACCGGCACCAGCAGCCGTTTTGCTGCTGATTATCTTATTGGCCGGAAGTGCTGCAGGTGTATGGCTGGCTCG from Peribacillus asahii carries:
- the rlmD gene encoding 23S rRNA (uracil(1939)-C(5))-methyltransferase RlmD → MTNDQLEVNQTFPLTIKRLGINGEGVGYFKKKVVFVPGALPGEEIVAVATQVQPKFSEAKIKTIRKSSPHRIQAPCPIYAECGGCQLQHLSYSQQLVEKRDIVVQAMERYTKNSISALNIKDTIGMEDPWNYRNKSQYQVGLKEGKLIAGLYGVNSHSLIDIPNCLVQHSATNKVTRTVKKILKNLNIPIYNERKNKGVIRTVITRVGFETGEVQVVLVTGTEDIPQKDKLIKQIRDQLPEVKSIVQNINNKKTSLIFGDKTIHLAGEKVINEILGDLSYELSARTFFQLNPIQTVKLYDEVKKAAALTGEEKVIDAYCGVGTIGLWLSQEAKEVRGMDVIKESIDDAKKNAKRHNRNNVRYEVGKAENVMPRWIKEGWKPDVLVVDPPRTGCDQNLLNTILKVKPKKIVYVSCNPSTLAKDIHELSKLYKVEYMQPVDMFPQTAHVEVVSQIVLKNG
- a CDS encoding NADH dehydrogenase subunit 5 — translated: MLSSLPEIFFGLLAISVLSGLFLLHPRVPLSFVRLHVGVTLLPPVAALLALVTNHETMIYGPWRLDSLSWLLALFVLTIGFIVQRYSVRYLLGDRSYRKYFALLTITTTADSGVWLSNDLRLLLVCWGVTLLGLTLLIRLKKEWNVARNAAKQSGRLFALGWLILLGAIIWITQATGHWQLSLVLTESSLAQLDSWEKTCINLLLILAVVIPAAQWPFQRWLLDSVVAPTPVSAVMHAGLVNAGGIILTRFSPLFSGDIAQIILLLLSSVSVMIGTGIMLVHVDYKRQLVGSTIAQMGFMLIQCALGAYLAAIIHAVLHGLFKSTLFLQAGSVLHHHEESTSRKNQSTPLVWTITGGILGLLVAIGLWMSAPGEGYQLISALTLGWSVSFAWAQLVAFGSGRIGRIAGFSLLAGAAIVYSLVHDAFYSVLQDTIPKGIQTPAPAAVLLLIILLAGSAAGVWLARHRSSSAYALIYLWLVRLGEPQNDLVESHPKHLTQSFFRGGHLR